A single genomic interval of Flavobacterium sp. N2820 harbors:
- a CDS encoding YfhO family protein has translation MKNVKALYPHLLVLIGFILVSLIYFYPVLQGNKIFQSDIVQYTGMAKEQNDFRKETGEEPFWTNSAFGGMPTYQLGAKYPNDVIGMLDDALRFLPRPADYLFLYFFGFYVLLMVLKVDPLKAFFGALAFGLSTYLIIILGVGHNAKAHAIAYMPMVVAGVLLVFQRKYIVGGLLTMVAAALEINANHFQMTYYLLLLLAIIAVYYIVIAVKNKEFKDLGKIFGVFAIAGILAIGANATNLMATSEYANHSIRGKSELTFNSDGSKNTENSSMKYEYITEYSYGVSESFNLIAPRLFGGGNGEELDEKSALYEFMLSYGASPMEALQTIQYYGKTYWGEQPIVEAPAYIGAIVFFLAVLALFHDKRKVKYLFLAGAILSLLLSWGKNFDVLTRFFIDFVPLYDKFRAVSSIQVVLELCFPVLAIMGLQSFFTTEKEMQWTSLWKAAATSLGLVVVLFLAKGLFSFSAPVDQQLMQMFSESQDKSFGISFINALKEDRMNFYTSDLMRSGLLMLAVAIVLWLYIQNKLAQTTAVILVGFFMVSDLFMVDKRYVNNNPNQFKSAREVDMPFEATDVDKHILKDTSNYRVYEIQGRLQGRTSYFHKAVGGYSAVRPRRVDQLFEYNVEKNINTLGNSIDFQTLSFTKSNPVLDMLNVKYVIVPTGEGDVPVTNPFANGNSWFVEKVKLVKSADEEIKALDKLDTKREAVIDENFKLAIGLKNLPIKNMDFKKDSTATIQLKSYQPNHLKYISKNSNEGFAVFSENYYKNGWKATIDGKETPIFRTNYVLRGIKVPAGKHTIEFKFEPQVVKTGSTIALISSIGMLLLIGAGVYFERKKKV, from the coding sequence ATGAAAAACGTTAAAGCATTATATCCTCATTTATTAGTTTTAATTGGATTTATTCTGGTTTCGCTTATTTATTTTTATCCTGTTTTGCAAGGAAATAAAATTTTCCAATCCGATATTGTTCAATATACAGGAATGGCAAAAGAGCAAAATGATTTCAGAAAAGAAACGGGTGAAGAGCCTTTTTGGACTAATAGTGCTTTTGGAGGTATGCCAACGTATCAATTGGGCGCAAAATATCCAAACGATGTGATAGGAATGCTTGACGATGCTTTGCGATTTCTTCCACGTCCAGCGGATTACTTATTCCTTTATTTCTTTGGTTTTTATGTCTTATTAATGGTGTTAAAAGTAGATCCATTGAAAGCTTTTTTCGGTGCCTTAGCTTTTGGATTGTCAACTTATTTGATCATCATTTTAGGAGTTGGACACAATGCTAAAGCGCACGCCATTGCTTACATGCCAATGGTTGTTGCGGGAGTTTTATTAGTTTTCCAACGAAAATATATCGTTGGAGGTTTGCTTACAATGGTTGCTGCTGCATTAGAAATCAATGCAAATCACTTCCAAATGACCTATTACTTGTTACTATTGTTGGCAATAATTGCCGTTTATTATATTGTAATTGCAGTTAAAAATAAAGAATTCAAAGATTTAGGAAAAATATTTGGCGTTTTTGCCATTGCTGGGATTTTAGCCATTGGTGCAAATGCCACAAATTTAATGGCAACTTCCGAATATGCAAATCATAGTATTCGTGGTAAAAGTGAATTAACTTTTAATTCTGATGGCTCAAAAAATACTGAGAATTCATCGATGAAGTATGAATACATTACCGAATATAGTTATGGCGTTTCTGAAAGTTTTAATTTAATCGCGCCACGACTTTTTGGTGGTGGAAACGGAGAAGAACTGGATGAAAAATCAGCGTTATATGAATTTATGTTAAGCTATGGCGCTTCGCCTATGGAAGCGTTACAAACTATTCAATATTACGGAAAAACGTATTGGGGCGAACAACCAATTGTAGAAGCGCCAGCCTATATTGGTGCAATTGTGTTTTTCTTAGCTGTTTTAGCATTGTTTCACGACAAACGAAAAGTAAAATATTTATTCTTAGCAGGAGCCATACTTTCTTTACTACTTTCTTGGGGAAAAAACTTCGACGTATTAACTCGATTTTTTATTGATTTTGTGCCTTTGTACGATAAATTCCGTGCGGTTTCATCTATTCAAGTAGTCTTAGAATTATGTTTTCCAGTGTTAGCAATTATGGGACTTCAATCGTTTTTTACTACTGAAAAAGAAATGCAATGGACGAGTTTGTGGAAAGCAGCAGCAACGAGTTTGGGATTAGTGGTTGTATTGTTTTTGGCAAAAGGATTATTTAGTTTTTCAGCACCAGTTGATCAACAATTGATGCAAATGTTTAGCGAGAGTCAGGATAAATCATTTGGAATCAGTTTTATAAACGCTTTAAAAGAAGATAGAATGAATTTCTATACTAGCGATTTAATGCGTTCGGGTTTATTAATGTTGGCAGTAGCAATTGTTTTGTGGTTGTATATTCAAAACAAATTAGCACAAACTACAGCGGTTATTTTGGTTGGATTTTTCATGGTTTCCGATTTATTTATGGTCGATAAACGCTATGTAAACAACAATCCAAACCAATTTAAAAGTGCTCGCGAAGTGGATATGCCTTTTGAGGCAACCGATGTGGATAAACACATTTTAAAAGACACTTCAAATTACAGAGTATACGAAATTCAAGGAAGATTGCAAGGAAGAACCTCTTATTTCCATAAAGCAGTTGGGGGTTATAGCGCAGTTCGACCAAGAAGAGTGGATCAATTATTTGAATATAATGTAGAAAAAAACATCAATACATTAGGGAATTCGATAGATTTTCAAACGTTAAGTTTTACAAAAAGCAATCCGGTTTTAGATATGCTAAATGTAAAATACGTGATTGTGCCAACAGGTGAAGGAGATGTTCCTGTTACCAATCCGTTTGCCAATGGTAATTCGTGGTTTGTTGAAAAGGTTAAACTTGTAAAATCAGCTGATGAAGAAATAAAGGCTTTAGACAAATTAGATACGAAGAGAGAAGCAGTAATTGATGAAAATTTTAAATTAGCAATAGGTTTGAAAAATTTACCAATTAAGAATATGGATTTTAAAAAGGATTCAACGGCAACAATTCAATTAAAATCGTATCAACCAAATCATTTAAAATATATTTCAAAGAATTCAAACGAAGGTTTTGCAGTATTTTCTGAAAATTATTACAAAAATGGTTGGAAAGCAACAATTGATGGAAAAGAAACGCCAATTTTTAGAACGAATTATGTTTTACGAGGTATAAAAGTTCCAGCAGGAAAACATACTATCGAATTCAAGTTTGAGCCTCAAGTAGTAAAAACAGGAAGTACAATCGCATTAATCAGTTCAATTGGAATGCTTTTATTAATAGGAGCTGGAGTTTATTTTGAGAGAAAGAAAAAAGTATAG
- a CDS encoding tetratricopeptide repeat protein, with amino-acid sequence MKLIAQIFLFSITLSSFSQNSFPTYNEVVGYLYTNYKVDAIDEIKIILLEKREIGWKLTTIDFQSKDTISEVLWDSSKKQYNTISFPPNPSKIVDEDVVENFIARTTSSRFNNLKYYGYVGWDVDIINSYENKKQLTDVELYSLGYAYSHHASGFLNDNFEFSDSKINMNLPISKNAMTNAQLQTYLLFQNKAINSYKELYKRNPKFETIPGEIGIKYHNEIASCFLNLRIYQNEQIAMKQIQGIDLYTENYKMYAKDMLDSCEKNAILFTVGDNDTFPLLMYQVQNNYRKDVLIVNTSLLQDSRYIIMMKDRVLDSEGIKLSIHDEFIKDKLSEFLLFNISTDDFISIEDLDEIVSNESNSIEGYSVLYKTISSNNFKFNNNTSVLNWSIDGQAIYRNHLMLLDIIATNKWKRPIYFTINNTYDNYIGLSNFLQFEGLVYKLVSNEGKMSDDQIGFVNPSKLEENMSKMYNFKNKMNLPIEERQLIMDFRLIYNRLANYYIAQDDFKKAESILDECLTIYPNEMAYFSFDAASIIESYYKINSFEKGKTLQNQLFENFKKGFDNYSFLNDEERKVKYDNAKKYLLSLNEQYGID; translated from the coding sequence ATGAAACTAATAGCACAAATATTTCTTTTTAGTATAACACTTTCAAGTTTTTCTCAAAATTCATTTCCCACTTATAATGAAGTTGTTGGTTATTTGTATACGAATTATAAAGTAGATGCAATTGATGAAATAAAAATAATTCTTTTAGAAAAAAGAGAAATAGGTTGGAAGCTTACAACAATTGATTTTCAGTCAAAAGATACAATTAGTGAAGTTTTGTGGGATAGTAGTAAAAAGCAATACAATACTATTAGTTTTCCTCCTAATCCAAGCAAAATTGTTGATGAAGATGTTGTTGAAAATTTTATAGCCAGAACAACGTCTTCAAGATTCAATAATTTGAAATATTATGGATATGTAGGATGGGATGTAGATATAATAAATTCCTATGAAAATAAAAAACAATTGACAGATGTAGAGTTGTATTCTCTTGGATATGCATACTCACATCATGCAAGTGGTTTTTTAAATGATAATTTTGAGTTCTCAGATTCTAAAATTAATATGAATTTGCCAATATCCAAAAATGCAATGACAAATGCGCAATTGCAGACTTATTTGTTATTCCAAAATAAAGCTATAAATAGTTACAAGGAATTGTATAAAAGAAACCCAAAATTTGAAACTATTCCAGGCGAAATTGGAATAAAATATCATAATGAAATCGCAAGTTGTTTTCTGAATCTTCGTATTTATCAAAATGAACAAATTGCGATGAAACAAATTCAAGGCATAGATTTATATACTGAAAATTATAAAATGTATGCCAAAGATATGTTGGATTCATGTGAAAAAAATGCCATATTATTTACGGTTGGTGACAATGATACGTTTCCTTTGTTAATGTATCAAGTGCAAAATAATTATCGTAAAGATGTCTTAATTGTAAATACAAGCTTATTGCAAGATAGTCGATATATAATTATGATGAAAGATCGTGTTTTAGATTCTGAGGGAATTAAATTATCAATACACGATGAATTTATAAAAGATAAATTAAGTGAATTTTTGCTTTTCAACATTAGTACAGATGATTTTATTTCTATAGAAGACTTAGATGAAATTGTATCAAATGAATCAAATAGTATTGAAGGTTATTCGGTTTTATATAAAACTATTTCTTCAAACAATTTCAAATTTAACAACAATACTTCTGTATTAAATTGGAGTATAGATGGGCAGGCAATCTATAGAAATCATTTAATGTTATTAGATATAATCGCAACAAATAAATGGAAAAGACCTATATATTTTACTATAAATAACACTTATGATAATTACATAGGATTGTCAAATTTTTTGCAATTTGAAGGGTTGGTTTATAAATTAGTTTCTAATGAAGGAAAAATGTCTGATGATCAAATAGGTTTTGTTAATCCATCTAAGTTAGAAGAAAATATGTCAAAGATGTATAATTTTAAAAACAAGATGAATTTACCAATAGAAGAACGTCAACTAATAATGGATTTTAGACTGATTTATAATCGATTAGCAAATTATTATATTGCACAAGATGATTTTAAAAAAGCAGAGTCAATCCTAGACGAATGTCTTACCATTTATCCAAATGAGATGGCATATTTTAGTTTTGATGCTGCTTCAATAATAGAAAGTTACTATAAAATAAACTCATTTGAAAAAGGCAAAACTCTACAAAATCAATTATTTGAAAATTTTAAAAAGGGTTTTGATAATTATAGTTTTTTGAATGATGAAGAACGAAAAGTAAAATATGATAATGCTAAAAAATATTTACTTTCATTAAATGAGCAGTATGGAATAGATTAA
- a CDS encoding aminotransferase class I/II-fold pyridoxal phosphate-dependent enzyme: protein MVKDLFERIQNNKGPLGKWASQAEGYFVFPKLEGELGPRMQFQGKNILNWSLNDYLGLANHPEVRKADTEAAMQYGAAYPMGARMMSGHTKYHEQLEQELAAFVMKESAYLLNFGYQGIMSTIDALVTRNDVIVYDVDAHACIIDGVRLHSGKRFTYKHNDIESMEKNLQRATKLATETGGGILFITEGVFGMRGQQGKLKEVVEMKKKYNFRLLVDDAHGFGTLGKTGAGAGEEQGCQDGIDVYFSTFAKSMANIGAFVAADKDIIDYLKYNLRSQMFAKALPMIQTIGSLKRLELLRNSSEIKDKLWENVNALQSGLKEKGFNIGDTNTCITPVYLEGSIPEAMIMVNDLRENYGIFLSIVVYPVIPKGIILLRMIPTASHTIEDINETLTAFEAIREKLVSGTYAKIAEASVQNVE, encoded by the coding sequence ATGGTAAAAGATTTATTCGAAAGAATTCAAAACAATAAAGGTCCATTAGGAAAATGGGCTTCACAAGCAGAAGGATATTTTGTGTTCCCTAAATTAGAAGGAGAATTAGGTCCAAGAATGCAATTTCAAGGAAAAAATATTTTAAACTGGAGTTTGAATGATTATTTAGGATTAGCAAATCATCCAGAAGTACGTAAAGCAGATACCGAAGCAGCAATGCAATATGGAGCAGCTTACCCAATGGGAGCTCGTATGATGAGTGGTCACACAAAATATCACGAACAATTAGAACAAGAATTGGCAGCTTTCGTAATGAAAGAGTCAGCTTATTTGTTAAACTTTGGTTATCAAGGAATTATGTCAACTATTGACGCTTTGGTAACAAGAAATGACGTGATTGTTTATGATGTAGATGCTCACGCTTGTATTATTGACGGTGTACGTTTACATAGTGGAAAACGTTTCACATATAAGCACAACGACATCGAGAGCATGGAGAAAAACTTGCAACGTGCTACAAAATTAGCAACTGAAACAGGTGGAGGAATATTATTCATTACCGAAGGAGTTTTCGGTATGCGTGGTCAACAAGGAAAACTGAAAGAAGTTGTTGAGATGAAAAAGAAATACAATTTCCGTCTTCTAGTTGATGATGCACATGGTTTTGGTACATTAGGAAAAACTGGTGCTGGAGCAGGAGAAGAGCAAGGTTGTCAAGACGGAATTGATGTTTATTTTTCAACTTTTGCAAAATCAATGGCAAATATTGGAGCTTTCGTTGCTGCAGATAAAGATATTATCGACTATTTAAAATACAACTTACGTTCGCAAATGTTTGCCAAAGCATTGCCTATGATTCAAACTATTGGTTCATTAAAACGTTTAGAGTTATTGCGTAATTCATCTGAAATTAAAGATAAATTATGGGAAAATGTAAACGCATTACAAAGCGGATTAAAAGAAAAAGGATTTAATATTGGCGATACAAATACATGTATTACACCAGTTTATTTAGAAGGTTCTATTCCTGAGGCAATGATAATGGTGAACGATTTACGTGAAAACTATGGAATTTTCCTTTCAATTGTAGTATATCCAGTAATTCCAAAAGGTATTATCTTATTAAGAATGATTCCTACGGCATCACACACAATTGAAGATATTAATGAAACCTTAACTGCTTTTGAAGCTATCCGTGAAAAATTAGTAAGCGGAACATATGCTAAAATTGCTGAAGCAAGTGTTCAAAATGTAGAATAA
- a CDS encoding GTP cyclohydrolase has protein sequence MITIKEALTKKEMKDYVMFSFELYKNNPYWIPPIIAEELETFDKTKNPALQTAEAHFYLAYKNNKIVGKVAAIINWEEVKLLEKRKVRFGWFDVIDDIEVTKALLNKVEELGKKHHMDHMEGPIGFSNLDKVGVLSEGFDQVGNMITWYSLPYYITHFEQLGLTKEKEYLESNFSFSNINPEPFQKASALIKKRYELRSLNFTKTKDIMPYVDKMFDLFNETYSKLQSFVPINDVQKEYFKKKYIGFINPEFIKFILDKDDNMIAFAIVMPGFAQALKKANGKLFPFGFYHLLQARKHSKEVVFYLIGVTPEYQSKGVTAIVFDEYYKVCQAKGIETCIRTPELEENHAIHNLWKNFNSKITKRRRTYRKEL, from the coding sequence ATGATAACAATTAAAGAAGCGCTTACAAAGAAAGAAATGAAAGATTACGTTATGTTTTCTTTCGAGTTGTACAAAAATAATCCTTATTGGATTCCGCCGATAATTGCAGAGGAGTTAGAAACTTTTGATAAAACTAAAAATCCAGCGCTACAAACAGCAGAAGCACATTTTTATTTGGCCTACAAAAACAATAAAATTGTAGGAAAAGTGGCTGCAATTATTAATTGGGAAGAAGTAAAATTATTGGAAAAAAGAAAAGTTCGTTTTGGATGGTTTGATGTAATTGATGACATTGAAGTAACTAAAGCGTTGTTAAATAAAGTGGAAGAATTAGGTAAAAAACATCATATGGATCATATGGAAGGTCCAATTGGTTTTTCTAATTTAGATAAAGTTGGTGTTTTAAGTGAAGGTTTTGATCAAGTGGGAAACATGATTACTTGGTACAGCTTACCTTATTACATCACACATTTTGAACAACTTGGACTAACCAAGGAAAAAGAATATTTAGAAAGTAATTTTTCATTTAGTAATATTAACCCAGAACCGTTTCAAAAGGCAAGCGCATTAATAAAAAAACGTTATGAATTGCGCAGTTTAAACTTCACGAAAACAAAAGACATTATGCCATATGTGGATAAAATGTTTGATTTGTTCAATGAAACCTATTCAAAATTGCAATCTTTTGTTCCAATAAACGATGTTCAAAAAGAGTATTTTAAAAAGAAATACATTGGTTTTATCAATCCTGAATTCATCAAATTCATATTGGATAAAGATGATAATATGATTGCTTTTGCGATTGTAATGCCTGGTTTTGCTCAAGCTCTCAAAAAAGCGAATGGCAAACTATTCCCTTTTGGATTTTATCATTTATTACAAGCACGTAAACACTCAAAAGAAGTGGTGTTTTATTTAATTGGTGTTACACCAGAATACCAAAGTAAAGGAGTAACAGCAATAGTTTTTGACGAATATTACAAAGTATGTCAAGCAAAAGGAATTGAAACTTGCATTAGGACTCCCGAATTAGAAGAAAATCATGCGATTCATAATTTGTGGAAGAATTTTAATTCAAAAATTACGAAAAGAAGAAGAACGTATCGAAAAGAATTATAA
- a CDS encoding DUF4834 family protein, which translates to MELASFPGFLRTLLIIILCYYLFKFLMRIFAPILMQKAVSKMQQKMQEQYRQQQEQQQDRTSQSRQSMPKEKNKVGEYIDYEEIK; encoded by the coding sequence ATGGAATTGGCTTCTTTCCCAGGTTTTTTAAGAACCTTATTAATTATAATTTTATGTTATTATTTGTTCAAGTTTTTGATGCGAATTTTTGCACCTATCTTAATGCAGAAAGCCGTAAGTAAGATGCAACAAAAAATGCAAGAACAATACAGACAACAACAAGAACAACAACAAGATAGAACTTCACAGTCGCGTCAAAGTATGCCTAAAGAGAAAAATAAAGTTGGAGAATACATAGATTATGAAGAAATCAAGTAA
- a CDS encoding transporter, with protein sequence MKSLVPFFVLILISTCQISFAQFTDDINSNRPGRSMMAFSVGKSVFQTESGLHYVSEDHNTLDYKANGFMAEFDIRWGLFFEQLELIAEFQYQNDSYTSDLIDKNRSALKKTLFGAKYLVYDPFKNYEEKPNIYSWKANHRFKWRQLIPAVAVYGGVNLNFSENPFNFAPVDIEEPKISPKVMLIAQNHFGTRWVLVTNVAYNKIGSDFSSIDYILTLTRGFNSKWSGFVENQGYMGDYYSDGLFRMGAAYLFNKDMQIDASIGKNIKNTPSLFTGGIGFSWRFTKNYKEIKIEKDNGSKMDKKMKKKGEKEAKKRKDAVEE encoded by the coding sequence ATGAAATCACTAGTGCCCTTTTTTGTATTGATTTTAATCAGTACTTGTCAAATTTCATTTGCACAATTTACAGATGATATTAATTCCAATCGTCCAGGTCGATCAATGATGGCATTTTCTGTTGGGAAATCTGTTTTTCAAACCGAAAGCGGGTTGCATTATGTAAGCGAAGATCATAATACATTAGATTACAAAGCCAATGGATTTATGGCAGAATTTGATATTCGATGGGGATTATTTTTTGAGCAATTAGAACTTATCGCAGAATTTCAGTATCAAAATGACAGTTATACATCAGATTTAATTGATAAAAACAGAAGCGCTTTGAAAAAAACGCTTTTTGGTGCAAAATATTTAGTGTATGATCCTTTTAAAAATTATGAAGAAAAACCAAATATATACAGTTGGAAAGCCAATCATCGATTTAAATGGAGACAATTAATTCCAGCTGTAGCCGTATATGGTGGTGTAAATTTGAATTTTTCTGAAAATCCATTTAATTTTGCCCCAGTAGATATAGAAGAACCAAAAATAAGTCCAAAAGTAATGCTGATTGCTCAAAATCACTTTGGAACTCGTTGGGTTTTAGTAACAAACGTTGCGTATAACAAGATTGGATCTGACTTTTCGAGTATAGATTATATTTTAACTTTAACCCGAGGATTTAATTCAAAATGGTCTGGTTTTGTTGAAAATCAAGGATATATGGGTGATTATTATTCTGATGGGTTATTTAGAATGGGAGCTGCATATTTGTTCAATAAAGATATGCAAATTGATGCTTCTATTGGAAAAAACATTAAGAACACACCTAGTCTATTTACAGGAGGAATTGGGTTTTCATGGCGATTTACCAAAAACTACAAAGAAATCAAAATTGAAAAAGACAATGGTAGTAAAATGGATAAAAAAATGAAGAAAAAAGGTGAAAAAGAAGCTAAAAAACGCAAAGACGCAGTAGAAGAATAA
- a CDS encoding OmpA family protein, whose amino-acid sequence MKLKIIILLCVLSLSNGFAQKGKLASADKKYDELAYIDAIEIYKKVAEKGHKSVDLFQKLGNSYYFNANLLEANRWYSELFALGQEVEPEYYFRYAQTLKSIGDYTKANEYLAKFSQKTASDNRAKIFEENKDYLSEIKKNSGRQKIEDAGINTEYSDFGGSFYKENFVFTSARDTGGVSNTKHKWTNASFYNLYSATVSSEGYLVDAAPLSKKVNSKFNESSAVFTKDGNTMYFTRNNYTNGKQKTDASKMTLLKLYKATKDDEGKWANVEELPFNSNDYSCAHPALSPDDKILYFASNMPGTVGQSDIFKVAINADGSFGTPESLGGGINTEARETFPFVTDENEIFFASDGQLGLGGLDVFSVKVYEDGTISKVFNVGSPVNSSQDDFAYLIDSKTKFGFFSSNREGGKGNDDIYKFVEQIPLPYTCKQVVSGVITDEETKEVLANAKVTLFDEDMNVISDMIANEKGEYKFEELECEKTYFVRAESKDYETVETSVVTGSTPGETTAKLPITKRVKQVGIGSDLAKAFDIKIIYFDLDKSNIRPDAALQLEKILQVMKQYPTMKVDVRSHTDCRQTAKYNQALSDRRAKSTIAWLVKNGITADRLSGKGYGESQLVNDCGCEPANESKCSEDEHQANRRSEFIITAM is encoded by the coding sequence ATGAAATTAAAAATAATTATATTATTATGTGTTTTGAGTTTATCCAATGGTTTTGCTCAAAAAGGTAAATTAGCTTCTGCTGATAAAAAATACGATGAACTAGCCTATATAGATGCTATTGAAATCTATAAAAAAGTTGCTGAGAAAGGACATAAATCGGTTGATTTATTTCAAAAATTAGGAAACTCATATTATTTTAACGCAAATTTGTTAGAAGCAAATAGATGGTATAGTGAATTATTCGCGCTAGGTCAAGAAGTTGAACCAGAATACTATTTTAGATATGCTCAAACATTGAAGTCTATTGGAGATTATACAAAAGCAAATGAATATTTAGCTAAATTTTCTCAAAAAACAGCTTCAGATAATCGTGCAAAAATCTTTGAAGAAAATAAAGATTATTTGTCAGAAATCAAGAAAAATTCAGGAAGACAAAAAATCGAAGATGCAGGAATCAATACAGAATATTCTGACTTCGGAGGCTCTTTTTACAAAGAAAACTTTGTATTCACTTCAGCAAGAGATACTGGCGGGGTTTCAAACACCAAACACAAATGGACTAATGCTTCTTTCTATAATTTATACAGTGCTACTGTTAGTTCTGAGGGTTATTTAGTAGATGCAGCACCATTATCTAAAAAAGTAAATTCTAAGTTTAATGAGTCTTCTGCAGTGTTTACAAAAGATGGCAATACGATGTATTTTACCCGTAATAATTACACCAACGGGAAACAAAAAACAGATGCTTCAAAAATGACTTTGTTAAAATTATACAAAGCAACAAAAGATGACGAAGGCAAATGGGCAAATGTTGAAGAATTACCGTTTAATAGTAATGATTACAGTTGTGCACATCCAGCATTGAGTCCAGATGATAAAATATTATATTTTGCATCAAATATGCCCGGTACTGTTGGTCAATCCGATATTTTTAAAGTTGCAATTAATGCTGATGGTTCTTTTGGAACACCAGAAAGCTTAGGTGGTGGAATTAATACCGAAGCACGTGAAACATTCCCATTTGTAACTGATGAAAACGAAATTTTCTTTGCTTCTGACGGACAATTAGGTTTAGGTGGTTTAGACGTTTTTTCTGTAAAAGTTTACGAAGACGGAACCATTTCAAAAGTATTCAACGTTGGTTCACCAGTAAATAGTTCGCAAGATGATTTTGCTTATTTGATCGATTCAAAAACTAAATTCGGGTTTTTCTCATCAAACAGAGAAGGCGGAAAAGGAAACGATGATATTTACAAATTCGTAGAGCAAATTCCGTTACCATACACTTGTAAACAAGTCGTTTCGGGAGTAATTACAGATGAGGAAACAAAGGAAGTTTTAGCCAATGCTAAAGTAACTTTATTTGATGAAGACATGAATGTAATTAGTGATATGATTGCTAATGAAAAAGGAGAATACAAATTTGAAGAATTAGAATGCGAAAAAACATATTTTGTAAGAGCCGAAAGCAAAGATTACGAAACAGTTGAAACTTCAGTAGTAACAGGAAGTACCCCTGGAGAAACTACTGCAAAATTACCTATCACTAAACGAGTAAAACAAGTTGGTATTGGTTCAGACTTAGCAAAAGCATTTGATATCAAAATTATTTATTTCGATTTAGATAAATCAAACATTAGACCTGATGCAGCATTACAATTAGAAAAAATTCTTCAAGTAATGAAACAATATCCTACTATGAAAGTAGATGTTCGTTCACACACCGATTGTCGTCAAACCGCAAAATACAATCAAGCGTTATCAGATAGAAGAGCTAAATCAACCATTGCTTGGTTAGTTAAAAATGGAATTACCGCCGATAGATTATCAGGTAAAGGTTATGGTGAATCGCAATTAGTAAATGATTGTGGTTGCGAGCCTGCTAACGAGTCGAAATGTTCTGAAGATGAACATCAAGCGAATAGAAGAAGTGAATTTATTATTACAGCAATGTAA